tctcggccccgattggttgttcctgcaggtcattgtgagttggacttaatttcaattttaaccagcgccgtttatctcggccccgattggttgttcctccagaccattgtgagttggacttaatttcaattttaaccagcgccgcttatctcggccccgattggttgttcctgcaggcctggtgagctggacttaatttcaattttaaccagcgccgtttatctcggccccgattggttgttcctccaggccattgtgagttggacttaatttcaattttaaccagcgccgtttatctcggccccgattggttgttcctccaggccattgtgagttggacttaatttcaattttaaccagcgccgcttatctcggccccgattggttgttcctgcaggtcattgtgagctggacttaatttcaattttaaccagcgccgcttatctcggcctcgatcggttgttcctgcaggccctggagagctggacttaatttcaattttaaccagcgccgtttatctcggccccgattggttgttcctgcaggcccttgtgagctggacttaatttcaattttaaccagcgccgcttatctcggccccgattggttgttcctgcaggtcattgtgagttggacttaatttcaattttaaccagccgtgtttatctcggccccgattggttgttcctgcaggcccttgtgagctggactaatttcaattttaagaagcgccgattggttgttcctgcaggcccttgtgagttggacttaatttcaatgttaagcagcgccgattggttgttagtgcaggcccttgtgagctggacttaatttcaattataagcagtgccgattggttgttcctgcaggcccttgtgagctggacttaatttcaatcataagcagcgccgattggttgttcctgcaggctcttgtgagctggacttaatttcaattttaaccagcgccgcttatctcggcctcgattggttgttcctgcaggccctggtgagctggacttaatttcaattttaaccagcgccgcttatctcggccctgattggttgttcctccaggccattgtgagttggacttaatttcaattttaaccagcgccgcttatctcggccccgattggttgttcctgcaggtcattgtgagttggacttaatttcaattttaaccagcgccgcttatctcggccccgattggttgttcttgcaggtcattgtgagttggacttaatttcaattttaaccagcgccgtttatctcggccccgattggttgttcttccaggccattgtgagttggacttaatttcaattttaaNNNNNNNNNNNNNNNNNNNNNNNNNNNNNNNNNNNNNNNNNNNNNNNNNNNNNNNNNNNNNNNNNNNNNNNNNNNNNNNNNNNNNNNNNNNNNNNNNNNNNNNNNNNNNNNNNNNNNNNNNNNNNNNNNNNNNNNNNNNNNNNNNNNNNNNNNNNNNNNNNNNNNNNNNNNNNNNNNNNNNNNNNNNNNNNNNNNNNNNNNNNNNNNNNNNNNNNNNNNNNNNNNNNNNNNNNNNNNNNNNNNNNNNNNNNNNNNNNNNNNNNNNNNNNNNNNNNNNNNNNNNNNNNNNNNNNNNNNNNNNNNNNNNNNNNNNNNNNNNNNNNNNNNNNNNNNNNNNNNNNNNNNNNNNNNNNNNNNNNNNNNNNNNNNNNNNNNNNNNNNNNNNNNNNNNNNNNNNNNNNNNNNNNNNNNNNNNNNNNNNNNNNNNNNNNNNNNNNNNNNNNNNNNNNNNNNNNNNNNNNNNNNNNNNNNNNNNNNNNNNNNNNNNNNNNNNNNNNNNNTCGGAGAGATTTTCTGGACTTTCAATGTTTGAATCTATTACATCTAACAACTCGTTATTCATTAActcagattttaaataatccatcCAAAGATCAAAGTTGGATTTTTGCGTCAGCTTATATTCTCTTCTAATATGCAACCTTTGACTGTTCAATTCCAATTCTATAGCTCTTTTCATTGTCTCTAAACTCCTATCTTTTTCGGCTGAACAGActgttatttcatttaattttcttttttttttagactcTACCTCTAGTTCTTTAACCGTTTGTTTACTGTTTTCTACTGAACTTTGGGTATCTTTATTGCTTACCTCTAAACGTCTaagtttaactttttctttctctaagtTTAAACGGGAGACTTCCATCATATTCTCCATCATCTCGGTGGCCTTCGTCATTACTTTGTCCAGCATCTGCATCAAATTATCCATTTTTGCGACCAATTTTTCTtgcttttcatataatattttggttTCAATTGGCAGTACTGGACGGTTCTCCTCCCATGCTTTGGTCACATCTATATTCTCTCTGACTTTAGGCAAGTTCTTTTTCGGGATTGCACCTCTTCTTTCCGTCTCctcctttttatcttttgcttCTATAcggaattttgaaattactatttttattttctctgaatgcatatatatattattcttctagactattttattttcaaaaaaatactCTCTTACCTCTATCTTTTCTTACTGTCTCctcgtttttatcttttgcttCTCTATCTATTACCGTGATAAAGCTGCTATCGCTGTCGTAGTCGACCAGCGCATCTTGGCCTTCTTCTCCCATCTATATCgggatttaaatatcaattgaaCATTAGCATTCCTCTTTTGACAAGATAAACCAACATTCGtattgacaaataataatttacaatttctatCACTAGATCTCTTtcagcgataaaaatttaatgcttaTGAGGCTATATAGAACGCACTGCAATTCACAATAACCCCAAAGCGAGAAGACCACGCGCCTCTGCAGGGCTATCCGCACGCGCACACCACTGTCCGTTGCGATCCCCAGCACTGCTGAAAAGATCTATGGGAGCTCGGGTTGATCACGCACACGCACGGGGCCCATACAAATTTACGCGGCTTCCCTAAACAGTAATCAAGCTACACCGCACAGCAAGTCATGCTCAATTACCGACCCGATACATAtcgatttcaaaaaaaataaactcataTAGAGTTATATAGAGTTTTTATACATACGCATACATTTTCATGTATCGCAATCTAGCCATCTAGCATACGCATACATTTACATGTATCGTAATCTAGCCATCTAGCATCGATGCCATGTTGTTAGTCGAAATCGATTATGTGTTGTGCGCGCCCAGCAACAAGTCTCCGCGGCAAAAAACAATGCTCTCGACCGTCTACGATCGGAACTTCCGCGCGCCAAAAGAAATGACTCTCGCCGTTCACGATCGGACTTGCACGCGCACGTCGCCGACTTGCTACCAAGCGGcatttttctatattctttTCCTTCATTATTCTCTACTTCTTTATTACACTTACACATCTATTCTCTAATTCTCTTATTACCATTATTacctctatttctatttctcgaGTAAATGGCAAAACATCTATCTCCTTGTAACAGTATTTATCGAACGAACATTCTTATTAACTGAGAATTTCTCGTTTTGCTCGTCAGCAAcgaggaatattatttacttacccTCTAATCTTCTAGAtgcttctatctctttctatgcCCTTCGCCGGCGTCTCACACACTTCGTATATACACTTTCGTGCTATGTTCCTCACGCAGGGGAATCGTgccctgggcccataacctattggaaatataatcagGGACGACTTGAAATGTGGTGAGATGAGCAGGGAACACAACAATCTTGATCTTTATACACTCTGAATactgtctttattatatataagtatatcacACTCTGTAACTTAAACCGTAACCGACACGTCTGAACACGACGGTGATCGAGGCTCTTGTGAGCACCACTGATGACCGCACGCACGCATGGCGCGCTGAGTCGCGCCGCCAACCGGGGGCTGCCCTCTAGAAGGGCGGGAACTTATTGCTCGTTCAAAGTCTTCTCCCAACAGTAAGCATGCGCatgcattttttgtatttcgtTTTAAACAGTAAACGATGAGTTACTATTTTCAAAAGAGAATTTTAGCTGATAAGtatgttatgtatatatgtatataaatataggtatttatatataaatatatatatttacatatacaattaatttttagaacacTGTATTTCACCTTTGTATTACTATTTGTTTTGGTTAGTTCTGGATCATATCTCTCCAACTTAATACTAAGCAATTTCTGCAACTGCCTAGTGATGGgcgatttttttaacaaaatcgaTTTTTGAATCGATCTTGAATCGGAATGACCAGAATCGATTCACTAATAAAATCGGACTAAAAGAATCGATCTCTTAAGGATCGATTCACTAATAAAATCGGACTAGAAGAATCGATTTCTTAAGAATCGATCCGAAAATTGCATGTAATGAGcgaagtatttaaatttttaacatattttagggcgtaatattttatttgtcgtatgacaaattttttaaacgtattgATTGGCTATAAGATAGAAGACTTCtagaaactcgagaacttctATCTTGCACGTCTTGCAGTCAATTAACatgcttaaaatatttttcgtacgatataaaatatcagcCTAAGTGTCCGTCCTAAGTCCTAagttgatataaattatataaaagtgatatatgatttaaaaataaaaatcagaattcAGAAGTTTGCATCATAACAATTCAGGCCTTCAGGGTGTCAACTGTCAAGAGTTTCGGTAATAATTGTGTAACtgtaaagatattaaaaaaaaggaaaaaataagaatttttatttaaaacatttttattcaattttccaCTCATGCATAGATAAGGAGTTTAAGAATAGCATACACTGTAAATGTTCAGACGATAATTTGTTTCGTTTTTCCGTAACAATAATTCCGGTTTTCGAGAACAAACGTTCAGATGGAACGGACGTAGCTAcaattaataagtatttttttgcaatgacATGAAGAAATGGATACATTGTCTTACAACTATAAAGCCAATAGTGAATTGGATCTTCATGTAACCCAATAATTGGTTGGTTTAGGTAATGTTTGAAGTCAGTCGGCATATCCTCAGTATCATTGCAGTTTAATTGCTCCATATAAGCAAGTTCATTATGATATGACCACAAAGAGTTCTTTTGATTGTCCATTACTGCATTTTctgttgtattattttctttgaacatatcgttatttacattttccatTTGCCGGACTATCTTATTTATAGTTTGTAAGCAGGCATcttgattattaaaatgcaatcGTTTGAATCGAGGATCTAGAAGAGTTGATACAGCTAACATAGTGTTATTTTCTATATCTCCAAATCGCATGTTAATGTTGACAGAAAGAGATTCAAGCAACTGTATGGCTGTACTTGATGTCAATTCATCTTttaaagtattcacttttctttttaagcagTTGATTAGTGGGATTATTTTGCTACTCGTAAGTCGTAACATACTGTTCGCCACATATTTCCTTTGTAACAGCTTCGATAGGAGCCAAAACTTGAATAACTTCTTTGGCAAGCTGTAATTCTAAGGCTGATAGCATTGGAGGTGCTTtgggaaatttcaataatattatagtgaTGTTTTctgataattcgataaatcgTTCCAACATGTAATATGTAGAATTCCATCGTGTGGGAACagattgaattaatttcttcgtGTTATATTTCCGTAATTCGTCCGCAGCAATAACAGAATGCTTGAAAAACGTGATTAGTGCTTTTATATCCAATGAACGTACAGCTTTTCCGCTCATCGTTGTTTTAAAGTTTCTAGTAAAAGCTGTTCAAAGAATAACAATAAACATATCAATAGATCGAAAATCGATTCTCTATTAAAAGAATCGATTCATGCTAAAatcgaaaagaaaagaatcaatttaaaaaacacgattttggaaggaaaaagatcGATTTCCTGAAAATCGAATCGAGATCGCCCATCACtagtaaggacgtaaaacgtaagcgtaagaaaatcgaccaatcccaatcaagtactTATTGTGTTGTCCGTAATCCCAGGGGAAAATACTCGATTgagattgatcgattttcttacgcttacgttttacgtccttgcggcattttatgtataaagGCCTTAAGGAGATTCTAAGTGGAAAGATAGAAGATGAGATAGTGAAGAGTTAGAAAGAAcagaagaaggaaaagaaaagaagggaTAATGGAATAATAAATGTGGGACTTCCGTTTCCGATTGGTTAGATGTGAGACGACAGATTTTGTAAGCGAATAACGGAGTGCGAGTGTGAGAGGTAGAgcgagagagagtgtgtggtAAGCGAGGGGCGAGCACAGTGTGGGAGAGGGAAGGTGTGAGAGTGGAAGAAGTGCGGAGGGTTCAGAGAGAGAGCCCGTGGAGGCTGAAGAGAAACAGGAAGGTTGAGGTTAGAGAGACAGACGTAGAAGGGCCAGAAGGGGAAGAGTATAGAGCGCTAGGGTAAAGAGCTAGGGAATTCTGGGGAGTTCGGGAATAACACGGGGAAGCAGTACGGCCATAGAATTGGGGAAAGAGATACGCGGGGAAGCAGTACGGGGAATATAGACGAGCTTTTCAAGAGGAAGAGGGATaggagaaggaagaaggaGCGTTTGGGAAAGGGAGCGAGGACCTTTTCAAGAAAAGCAGGAAGATAGTGAGAACGCCACCAGGGGGGGGggaatatagatataaaaggGTTGTTGAGAGAATTAGGATAAGAGCTGAGGGAGGGGTTAAGGGGAGTGAGAGAGGAATTAAGAGAGGTGGCGAAGGGGCAAAAGGAGGCAATGGTGGAAGAAGTTGAGAAGATAAGGAACGAActaaaggagagagagaagaaatggagaagggagagagaagagttTAAGAATAGAATAGAAGATTTGGAAGGAAAATTGGAGGGGATGCAAATAGAGTTAAAGGGAGAAGTTGGTGATGGAGGAAAAGGTGAGAAGGAAGCGGAGGAGGAAAAAGGGAGGGGGGAGGTAGAAGTCTGATTGGAAGAAGAGGGTGGAAAGGCTGGAAAGGAGGTGTAAAGTGAAGGAGAggggagaaaggaagagaaatattttgataaaaggAGTGAAAGAGGATACGGGAGGAATAAAGGGGGAAGTAGAGGAGGTGATGAAAAAGATAGGCTTAGAGGTCAAGATAGAGGAGATTAGAAAAATAGATGcaggaaggagagagaaggaaggtATGGCAGTAGTAAGAGTAGGAAGTGAGGAAGAgaaattaagaataatgagaaataagtGGAAATTGAGAGACAAAAGTACTTAGATGGAGGAAGATTTGACATGAAAAGAAAATGGAGGGTAAATCAGGTTGCATGGAAGGCAAGAGGAGAGGGTACGAATAGGGCAGGGAGAGGTATGGATAGAGGGGAAGTGGTGGGTGTGGGATAAGGTAAGAGATGTGCTTAGGGATAGTAGAGGGTAGTGTTGGGAAGCAGGGCAAGGGAAAGGGAAGGAAAGCAAAAGAGAGGAAGTGCAAAAGTAGGTTGAgtagaaaagtaaatatttcaacaaaaatgtacaaatttctatttctagttaaattttgtagttatttatagaaattttttccgccagGGTTGTTTTCAGAATAACAATATTCGAAAATGCTCAGATTATGTACAGATAAAGATAAAGTTGTTATACTAATAATAAGCCTTTAatgaatatgttaaaaaagtttattacagCAGAGATTGCAATGAATAATTTACTggcttttattatatttgaagaaaatcatttcttcaaatgtatttaaataaatgtagatattataaatgcgtatttaatttatatctttcatgtacaggataaattttaatataattaaaagatttttttaattaataatttttacgttttaattGTGAcataatcaagagacacgataATGGCTGCGTTctgccgatactccgctagcctagcaatcgtgagcagtcgctcgtttcctctcctttgacccaatggattaaaaggagaggaaacgagcgaaaacgagcgactgctcacgattgctaggctagcggagtatcggcagAACGCAGCCATTGTCTCGCGCTCAGTGCGGAAAGGAACACGCGAAGACGCGAGGAAGACGCACGAGCCGAGTACGATACGATTTTACGATTCTCATGGCTGGCGACGCTAGCTCGAGCAAGAAAGAGACTGCAGATGTCTGCGCTTTTCGGCCGCTCGAAGCTGGCCGAACACCGAGCACACAGCCGCTCCGCACTGGTCGCACACTAAAGCTATATCcacacaaacttgcataagcccataaacataagcataagagaattgattggtccatatgcatgtgcataaggaaatagaccaatccgtttctttatttatatgttatgcACCTATGTAAGTTTGTCTGGATCGTCTGGATAGACCTGGATAGACCTTTACGCGCAACGCGGCTGTTCGTTGCTGTGTGCGCACGTCCGTGTCAGATGGTGGGGGGTCCTAGCTCCCAGCGTCCACGAAATACCAGCACTGTGTGGGACCTACACAGAAGTAGTATGCAATAGTATGTGCTAACCACGTGTTCCAACATATTTCTTCTCTTCCatgattttttcattttatacggaaaaaatcaaatttgccTTGCCGATAAACAGTAAGTAGTATGAAAATcgatacaaattaattagtttttttgattaattttttgattcaGTTCCGAGTTAAATTTCCGgtagataattaattcttacatTCACTGTGTGACCTTTTGTgcgacttattgttagatcgctacaatctatataaaaaatattttgaaaaatttttattatttacttaaaagcGTAAGCGTAAGTGTAGCGAACgtatgcaatttaaattttgcaattatttttctttggtGCAACGTGTGTATGCCGTATGTCCTTCTACCGTGTGAAACACATTCTCACGTGGTGGAACGGTAGAACATGTTATAACGTGTAtcgaaaaataagataaaagatacattgagtaagataaaaaatacatttcggaAAATCTTAAACCCATTCTACAATAACTGCAAGAGCATGcggtaagacgtaagcagtaaaagTTGACCAACTACAATCGATTATTCTTGGAttgtaaaaatcttattagtCAGTAACTTACTTCCAGGTAACACATACacgttttagaaatattgttataagCGTTTTTCCGAAACCTTTTGGCTGCATTCgaggagcgcgctattagcgctattgcatcattctgtctttatcgctcatcagatgtaaaacaaggatagaataagcaaatagcgctaatagcgcgctctcCGAATCCAGCCATCATAACCGATTTCTAGAAACGTTTCTCATGAGTAAGAATGTCCATTCGAAAAACGTTCGAtggaacgtttcttttccgataaaataaagtttcaaaaactattatagaaacgttttgttttaataataaagacatttcagataaagacatttaaaattcttacttttcacgtcttttgaacgtgtttatgacgtctttgagacatgcgtgagaatgttctacaagctttatacatataccatCTATGATgtctattctttttcgaagaaattcctGAACTTTTGCACATTCGTACAATAAgttaaagtaaaacaaaattatacttgtCTCATTCTAACTTAAATGCATTACtgatgtgcaccagttcaggaagTTCTTCAAAACGAAACAcacgtataaatgtttttacaaTAGCCACGTTCAGAAGAACGTTTATTTTGTAACTGTTGGAAGTTTTCTAAGCTCAGATTTGTCCGATGACAAAAGTAGATTAAGACCGGTtggacaaaattaatttaagtaatttaagtaaataaatggATATATGTGCGtggataaaatgatttattttgtacaataataaataattaattagtgcaatgtaaatttaaatgtttcaaaaaaggctattaaagttattatatatatatagataaaccaaattataattttgaaagaaataatttaacaaataggtatttttgttaactgtagaaacgtgaaaaatacgtttcttaaattacggttttaaaaacatttttgttcaaacgtttcttaatGGTTCTTTACGGTTATGAAACTATGTATACGTTcaaaaaatgtatgtgaaaataataatgtgctACCTGGGCTGCTTACGCATCTTACATCTACTTTTACGACTATATGTTGTAGAATGAAACTTTATagtcatttagaaattaagcGTAAGTCTGGCGACAATCTAAattgtgcaatttttttgttcttttatttgtGCTCGTGCACGTGTGTGCCACGTGGTAGTAGAAGAACACAGAGCTTCCggtatttcagatttataaaagaacatttttctacattaacaaaattaaaaaataactgttattttctttaaaataattaattatttaattaagagaGACAATATGACAACccacaataaatatttaaattttgagagTTGTAGTCGATATCCCTACATCGGCAGAGAATCCGTAGGAAAAGAGGGTGTTGactttatttatcaatttgtgaagaaaatatttgttaccACGAGAAGAAACCATCAGAATTTTAGCATATTCCATACTGCCTCTGATATAATTGGACCACCCGAAAAAGTATGTGTATTTCCTGGTATTATCTGTTATTGTCCTGTACAAAGTAATCGCtatctataaatttatgttacaaaattttctatttaacaCATTTCGATTTTCTAATAGAGAAAGGATGGTTTCGATTTTTCAATATCTCCGTGGCAAAACGAAGGTTTCATGAGAATGTCGTCTATTGATGGTACTCCATGGTATACAGCGGACCATATGACGagcgaaaataattatattggtatgtaatatttgagtcgataaataagatattgttaaagaaGACACGCTTTTGTTGAGAAgagagtataattatattttctatttttaagatatcgagTTTCATAAAGCTGTATATCTAGTCAGAGTCtctatttacgaaatatataatccTGGAGgcgtaattcaaattttggcTCAAGATTTCAATAATCACTGGATTCAGTTGTGGGATGAATCGTCTCAGATTATATTCCCgacatcaagattattttctccacCGTTATCGCATCCGTGCCACTTCAAAACTAAAATGCTCAGACTAGTGTTTAAGGACAGCTCAAGTAAATCTTATACAAAACTAGCTGCTGTGATGCTTATCGGTACATCAGATTTGATCCTTCCTAGAAATTCTAACGAGAGTTTAAGTAAtctgttaaaaagaattaacagCATGTACTTTCCACACCACGACGATGTTCATAATTTAACAGCAGATTCAAAAAGTGCGCACTTGGATATAGTTCATCTGCAACGAAATTTTCCTGaatattgtgttatttataaaaggtaTTACTATTGTACATTAGGTAATATTTAAATCCTTTTTTCCTGTTGATAATGAACATCAATTTGTTCCGATGATATTTGCAGCGAAATAAGaaggattaattataaaagtaatttgaaGCACAAAAAGGCATCACAAGAGGTAATCCCTGGATATGTGCAACCTCTTGGACAGAGATATTCGCGTCGTATTCTATC
This sequence is a window from Temnothorax longispinosus isolate EJ_2023e chromosome 11, Tlon_JGU_v1, whole genome shotgun sequence. Protein-coding genes within it:
- the LOC139822269 gene encoding uncharacterized protein — its product is MGEEGQDALVDYDSDSSFITVIDREAKDKNEETVRKDREAKDKKEETERRGAIPKKNLPKVRENIDVTKAWEENRPVLPIETKILYEKQEKLVAKMDNLMQMLDKVMTKATEMMENMMEVSRLNLEKEKVKLRRLEVSNKDTQSSVENSKQTVKELEGSLRMAAILTHNETTQQYGQYETSEVYNSKTIDFQT